One region of Sphingomonas bisphenolicum genomic DNA includes:
- a CDS encoding type 2 periplasmic-binding domain-containing protein: MSLPHYRGLTWDHPRGYRALEAAACSIAPGQGLTIAWDRHSLEGFEAAPIAELADRYDLIVLDHPHVGEAVAQDCLLPMESLFDATMLAELETAAIGRSLASYHYADAHWALPLDAATQVMAYARDRIDRPPTTWDAVIDLAASQPVALSLAGPHAILSFQSIVAALGGARPADAFVDRQIGREAYAIMAGLTGSTSRAFVAANPIALLEAMATGEDIALVPLIYGYVNYAAAGRVGFADAPRGTAGIGSILGGTGIAVSRRCAMTPALKAHLLWLMGEEAQRQFIPAQDGQPSLRTAWADPQVDARWGGFYSGTRATLEAASLRPRHDGAIPFQTEASTRFRAGLIDGDPADPVLDAIEAAFHRHHRKGTPL, from the coding sequence ATGAGCCTGCCCCATTATCGCGGCCTGACCTGGGATCATCCGCGCGGCTATCGCGCGCTGGAGGCGGCCGCGTGCTCCATAGCGCCTGGGCAGGGGCTGACCATCGCCTGGGACCGCCATTCTCTGGAAGGGTTCGAAGCCGCGCCGATTGCGGAACTCGCCGATCGCTACGACCTGATCGTTCTGGACCATCCCCATGTCGGCGAGGCGGTGGCGCAGGACTGCCTGCTGCCGATGGAAAGCCTGTTCGACGCCACGATGCTTGCAGAACTGGAGACGGCGGCGATCGGCCGTTCGCTCGCCAGCTATCATTATGCCGACGCGCACTGGGCGCTGCCGCTCGACGCGGCGACGCAGGTCATGGCCTATGCCCGCGACCGGATCGATCGACCGCCCACGACATGGGATGCAGTGATCGACCTTGCCGCCAGCCAGCCGGTCGCGCTGTCGCTCGCCGGGCCGCACGCCATCCTCTCCTTCCAGTCGATCGTCGCCGCGCTGGGCGGCGCCCGCCCGGCGGATGCCTTTGTCGATCGGCAGATCGGGCGCGAAGCCTATGCCATCATGGCGGGGCTCACAGGCTCCACAAGCCGTGCATTTGTTGCAGCCAATCCCATCGCGTTGCTCGAAGCGATGGCGACCGGCGAGGATATCGCCCTCGTCCCTTTAATCTACGGCTATGTAAACTATGCCGCCGCCGGTCGCGTAGGTTTCGCCGATGCGCCACGCGGGACGGCAGGGATCGGATCGATCCTGGGCGGCACCGGGATCGCCGTGTCGAGACGTTGCGCGATGACCCCGGCGCTCAAGGCGCACCTCCTCTGGCTGATGGGCGAGGAGGCCCAGCGCCAGTTCATTCCAGCACAGGACGGGCAGCCCTCGCTCCGTACGGCCTGGGCCGATCCGCAAGTCGATGCCCGCTGGGGCGGTTTCTATAGCGGCACGCGCGCTACGCTGGAGGCAGCCAGCCTGCGCCCGCGCCATGACGGTGCCATCCCCTTCCAGACCGAAGCCTCCACCCGCTTTCGCGCCGGCCTGATCGATGGCGACCCCGCTGATCCCGTGCTGGACGCCATCGAAGCGGCCTTCCACCGCCATCACCGCAAAGGAACCCCATTATGA
- a CDS encoding CaiB/BaiF CoA transferase family protein, with product MTILKDIRVLDCSIAMAGPFAAQRLGDMGADVVKVEPTSGEWQRHASAGGATGNSINVSFLSLNRNKRSLAIDLKSPEGKAVLLDLVKDADIFLQNYRPGVAERLGVDYATLSAINPRLIYVSMSGYGEDGPYRLYPGQDLLLQGMSGAMLSAGADGAPPSPAGQYLVDAVTAYTAFEGALAALFHRERTGEGQLVQVNMLDAITTLQMQELSVFTVGGKAQTRSAQPHAHSYIRAPYGVFATADGYMTLAMASLKTLGQVLDDPFFAELDEERDGWTQRDAIFAQVKTHLVTRDTAHWLATFRAADIWCGPVYGYADLVDDPQIRHNGTFVEYDHATEGRVKVPGFPIRFSRTPSAITRGAPLVGEHSRDVLAEIGRSEAEIAQLIESGVVRQHI from the coding sequence ATGACCATTCTCAAGGATATTCGCGTTCTCGACTGTTCGATCGCCATGGCCGGGCCGTTCGCGGCGCAGCGATTGGGCGACATGGGCGCCGACGTCGTCAAGGTCGAACCGACCAGCGGCGAATGGCAGCGCCATGCTTCGGCGGGCGGCGCCACCGGCAATAGCATCAACGTCTCCTTCCTCTCGCTCAACCGCAACAAGCGGTCGCTGGCGATCGATCTCAAATCGCCCGAGGGGAAGGCGGTGCTGCTCGACCTGGTGAAGGATGCCGACATCTTTCTCCAGAATTACCGTCCCGGCGTCGCCGAGCGGCTGGGTGTTGATTATGCGACCCTGTCGGCGATCAACCCGCGCCTCATTTATGTGTCCATGTCCGGCTATGGCGAGGATGGTCCCTACCGCCTCTATCCGGGGCAGGATCTGCTGCTTCAGGGCATGTCCGGCGCGATGCTTTCGGCCGGGGCGGACGGCGCGCCGCCATCGCCCGCCGGACAATATCTGGTTGACGCCGTGACCGCCTATACCGCCTTTGAAGGCGCACTCGCCGCCCTTTTCCACCGCGAACGGACGGGGGAGGGGCAGTTGGTGCAGGTCAATATGCTCGACGCCATCACCACGCTCCAGATGCAGGAATTGTCGGTCTTCACCGTCGGCGGCAAGGCGCAGACGCGATCGGCGCAGCCCCATGCGCACAGCTATATCCGCGCGCCTTATGGCGTGTTCGCGACGGCCGACGGCTACATGACGCTGGCGATGGCGTCACTCAAGACGCTGGGGCAGGTGCTGGACGATCCCTTCTTCGCCGAGCTGGACGAGGAACGCGACGGCTGGACCCAGCGCGACGCCATTTTCGCCCAAGTGAAGACGCATCTCGTCACCCGCGATACGGCGCATTGGCTGGCAACGTTCCGCGCCGCCGATATCTGGTGCGGGCCGGTCTATGGCTATGCCGACCTGGTCGACGATCCACAGATCCGCCACAACGGCACCTTCGTCGAATATGACCATGCGACCGAAGGCCGGGTAAAGGTGCCGGGCTTTCCGATCCGCTTTTCCAGGACGCCGTCCGCCATCACCCGTGGCGCGCCGCTGGTCGGCGAACATAGCCGCGACGTGCTGGCGGAAATCGGCCGCAGCGAAGCGGAAATCGCGCAACTGATCGAATCCGGCGTGGTGCGCCAGCATATATGA
- a CDS encoding SDR family NAD(P)-dependent oxidoreductase: protein MKGRTILYTGAAGGLGLETTLLLIEGGATVIAVDNDPAKVARLTEAAVGKGPGRLVVSTADLSDLAAFRATLDDLLAEHDGFDVVINNAAIYPSRPFEDFSIEEHQLVQRINVDAGIVAVQAALPEMRARGFGRIVNIASITLSGGWANLSPYVASKGALVGLTRAWAREFGPDGITVNAIAPGAFPTDAEKIHPDPVGYNRMVLDAQAVKRRGVAADIAHAIGFFAADEAGFITGQTLHVNGGWVMA, encoded by the coding sequence ATGAAGGGCCGGACGATCCTCTATACCGGCGCGGCGGGCGGGCTTGGCCTCGAAACGACGCTGCTCCTGATCGAAGGCGGCGCGACCGTTATCGCGGTGGACAATGACCCGGCCAAGGTGGCGCGGCTGACCGAAGCGGCCGTCGGCAAGGGACCGGGGCGGCTGGTCGTATCGACCGCCGACCTGTCGGACCTTGCTGCCTTCCGCGCAACGCTCGACGATCTGCTCGCTGAGCATGATGGTTTCGATGTCGTCATCAACAATGCCGCCATCTATCCGTCCCGGCCCTTCGAGGATTTTTCCATCGAGGAGCATCAACTGGTCCAGCGGATCAATGTCGATGCCGGGATCGTCGCGGTGCAGGCGGCGCTGCCGGAGATGCGGGCCAGGGGCTTCGGTCGGATCGTCAATATCGCCAGCATCACCCTGTCGGGCGGCTGGGCGAACCTGTCGCCTTATGTCGCATCGAAGGGCGCGCTGGTCGGCCTGACCCGCGCCTGGGCTCGGGAATTCGGTCCCGACGGCATTACCGTCAACGCCATCGCGCCGGGCGCCTTTCCGACCGACGCAGAAAAAATCCACCCCGACCCGGTCGGGTATAACCGCATGGTATTGGATGCGCAGGCGGTCAAACGCCGGGGCGTCGCCGCCGATATCGCCCATGCCATCGGATTTTTCGCCGCCGACGAGGCGGGCTTCATCACCGGCCAGACGCTGCACGTCAACGGCGGCTGGGTCATGGCCTGA
- a CDS encoding aldose 1-epimerase family protein, with protein sequence MARLYGGEVSKRHIAERSGALSQFAGVQLMTLRDGVERGVRMLRFRTGSGLAFTVLVDRAMDIAECDHAGRAVGWHSPSGFRHPGLHEYEGEGGLGWFRSMSGLNITCGLDHILFMHDDPAGHYHYGPRETVSSSLHGRIGTIPAQLTGYGEQWDGDACTFWAEGVVRQSTVFGEDLHLIRRIEADLGGDEIRLTDRVVNHGFYRTPHMFCYHINVGHPVVAEGARYVAPIRDVLWAAHADAYQAQGVGYRTLPAPIVNFHEQVWQHDMAPDADGRVEVGIVNEALGFGFSVVTRKDQFPAMFEWQNLHAGHYAVGIEPSTNHVLGKDFARERGELIELEHGEERRYDTILRVLPDAAAVSAAVARIEGVQLQPDEDYPAPSGHYPPIGNAA encoded by the coding sequence ATGGCCCGGCTTTATGGCGGCGAAGTGTCCAAACGACATATCGCCGAACGATCCGGCGCGCTGTCGCAATTTGCCGGCGTGCAATTGATGACCCTGAGGGATGGGGTGGAGCGCGGCGTGCGGATGCTGCGATTCCGCACCGGCTCAGGGCTTGCCTTCACCGTGCTGGTCGACCGCGCCATGGACATCGCCGAATGCGACCATGCGGGGCGCGCCGTCGGCTGGCACTCGCCGTCGGGCTTCCGCCATCCCGGCCTGCATGAGTATGAAGGGGAGGGCGGGCTTGGTTGGTTCCGCTCCATGTCCGGTCTCAATATCACATGCGGCCTCGACCATATCCTCTTCATGCACGATGATCCCGCCGGCCATTATCATTATGGCCCGCGAGAGACGGTGTCTTCTTCGCTGCACGGCCGCATCGGCACCATTCCGGCGCAACTCACCGGCTATGGCGAGCAATGGGACGGCGACGCCTGTACCTTCTGGGCGGAAGGCGTCGTCCGCCAGTCGACCGTCTTCGGCGAGGATCTGCATCTCATCCGCCGGATCGAGGCGGATTTGGGCGGCGACGAGATCCGTCTGACCGACCGCGTGGTCAATCACGGCTTCTACCGCACGCCGCACATGTTCTGCTATCATATCAACGTCGGTCATCCGGTGGTCGCGGAAGGTGCGCGCTATGTTGCGCCGATCCGCGACGTGCTGTGGGCCGCTCATGCCGATGCCTATCAGGCGCAGGGCGTGGGATATCGCACCTTGCCCGCGCCGATCGTCAATTTCCATGAACAGGTCTGGCAGCATGACATGGCGCCCGATGCGGACGGCCGGGTCGAGGTCGGTATCGTCAACGAAGCGCTGGGCTTCGGCTTTTCGGTCGTGACCCGCAAGGATCAGTTTCCGGCCATGTTCGAATGGCAGAATCTCCACGCCGGCCATTATGCGGTGGGGATCGAACCCTCGACCAACCATGTGCTGGGCAAGGATTTCGCACGCGAACGGGGCGAATTGATCGAACTCGAGCATGGCGAAGAGCGCCGCTACGACACGATCCTGCGCGTCCTGCCCGATGCCGCCGCGGTATCGGCCGCAGTGGCGCGGATCGAGGGCGTCCAGTTGCAGCCCGATGAGGACTATCCCGCGCCTTCCGGCCACTATCCGCCGATCGGGAATGCGGCATGA
- a CDS encoding L-rhamnose mutarotase, with product MVDLVDEPDSIARYREWHKPGGPPQAVSDAIRADGVTDLQIWMIGDRMVMIMEQDIALAPDGATKRAQDAANPDVQAWDALMRTFQRPLPFAPNVTWAEMERIYALDEQP from the coding sequence ATGGTCGACCTGGTGGACGAGCCGGATTCGATCGCGCGCTATCGCGAATGGCACAAACCCGGCGGCCCACCGCAAGCGGTGAGCGATGCGATCCGCGCCGATGGCGTGACGGACCTGCAAATATGGATGATCGGCGACCGAATGGTGATGATCATGGAGCAGGATATCGCCCTTGCTCCCGACGGCGCAACCAAGAGGGCGCAGGATGCCGCCAATCCGGATGTCCAGGCCTGGGATGCCCTGATGCGAACGTTCCAGCGCCCTCTCCCATTTGCGCCGAACGTCACCTGGGCTGAAATGGAGCGAATCTACGCGCTCGACGAGCAACCCTGA
- a CDS encoding FadR/GntR family transcriptional regulator, with protein sequence MQDRLGGGALAATQRVRRRPRLAEAVVEDLVNAIVTEMYPAGTALPPENMLCDLYGVSRTVVREATTALTEKGLVVSQQGRGTIVRDSRDWNLLDPMILAALFRREDGLSYLDNLSEIRSSLEASMAAKAAKKATPESVAELTAQIDKLEGLVDMPAAYVHEDVHFHDIIMRISGDRLSKAIIDGIQGKALNTHGYAGKLSVAHVRDTQAAHRRIHDAIVAGDPEAAARAMREHIESSWAKRRSSRVET encoded by the coding sequence ATGCAGGATAGACTGGGCGGCGGGGCTTTGGCGGCAACGCAGCGGGTGCGGCGGCGTCCCCGCTTGGCCGAGGCCGTGGTCGAAGACCTGGTCAATGCGATCGTGACGGAAATGTACCCCGCCGGCACCGCGCTGCCACCGGAAAACATGCTCTGCGACCTCTATGGCGTCAGCCGCACCGTGGTCCGCGAAGCGACGACGGCGCTCACCGAGAAGGGACTGGTGGTATCGCAGCAGGGACGCGGGACGATCGTGCGCGATTCGCGCGATTGGAACCTGCTGGACCCGATGATCCTGGCGGCCTTGTTCCGGCGCGAGGACGGCCTGTCCTATCTCGACAATCTTTCCGAAATCCGCTCATCGCTTGAAGCGTCGATGGCGGCCAAGGCGGCGAAAAAGGCGACTCCCGAAAGCGTGGCGGAACTGACGGCGCAGATCGACAAGCTGGAAGGGCTGGTCGACATGCCTGCTGCCTATGTGCATGAGGATGTGCATTTCCACGACATCATCATGCGCATTTCGGGCGACCGGCTGAGCAAGGCGATCATCGACGGCATCCAAGGCAAGGCGCTCAACACCCATGGCTATGCCGGCAAGCTGAGCGTCGCGCATGTGCGCGATACCCAGGCGGCGCATCGGCGCATCCACGACGCGATCGTCGCTGGCGATCCGGAGGCGGCTGCCCGTGCGATGCGCGAGCATATAGAATCTTCCTGGGCAAAACGGCGCAGTTCCCGCGTCGAGACATAG
- a CDS encoding mandelate racemase/muconate lactonizing enzyme family protein, protein MKITGYRSLTAYHDWRRPVGDVNGVVESGITEVPVLLLETDGGLTGIGLGQHGEIDRLFPAVEGADPRAVSSLYDSMLAHVFKSGHAGATFGTIAAIDMALWDLKAKMAEEPLWRTLGAGDRFVPGYASGLCYGLEDDAFAGHYGAWADRGFTAAKIKGGRDLDRDIGRLETVRDILSRNSHRPALMLDVNEAWNCKQAIRHLAEIEKRIDLTWIEEPVRRWDAAGHAAISRAVKTAVATGENLSGLEQYAPLFDACAVDIVQTGSVWGITHFHRVAMAAHARGLPVSPVAYNANPVAHAAAAVPNMIGIEVQDFAFPTGFDVDQQIADGGIILGDRPGLGIVIDEAAIAQSVAGNGWNVRGGPHRRPRNAGLRLVPESRAAN, encoded by the coding sequence ATGAAGATTACAGGCTATCGCAGCCTCACAGCCTATCATGACTGGCGGCGGCCGGTCGGCGACGTGAACGGCGTCGTCGAATCCGGCATTACCGAAGTCCCGGTCCTGCTGCTCGAAACCGATGGCGGTTTGACCGGCATCGGCCTTGGCCAGCATGGCGAGATCGACCGGCTGTTTCCCGCGGTCGAGGGCGCGGACCCGCGCGCGGTGTCGAGCCTCTATGATTCGATGCTCGCCCACGTGTTCAAGAGCGGCCACGCCGGCGCCACCTTCGGCACAATCGCGGCGATCGACATGGCATTGTGGGATCTGAAGGCGAAGATGGCGGAAGAGCCGCTGTGGCGCACGCTGGGCGCGGGTGACCGGTTCGTGCCGGGCTATGCCTCCGGCCTGTGCTACGGCCTGGAGGACGATGCGTTCGCCGGTCATTATGGCGCCTGGGCCGATCGCGGCTTTACCGCAGCCAAGATCAAGGGCGGCCGCGATCTGGACCGTGACATCGGCCGGCTGGAAACGGTGCGCGACATCCTGTCGCGGAACAGCCACCGGCCCGCGCTGATGCTGGACGTCAACGAAGCCTGGAATTGCAAGCAGGCGATCCGGCACCTGGCCGAGATCGAAAAGAGGATCGACCTGACCTGGATCGAGGAGCCGGTGCGGCGATGGGACGCGGCGGGCCATGCCGCCATATCGCGCGCCGTCAAAACTGCGGTGGCGACGGGCGAAAATCTCTCCGGCCTCGAACAATATGCGCCGTTGTTCGACGCCTGCGCCGTCGACATCGTCCAGACCGGAAGCGTTTGGGGCATCACCCATTTCCACCGGGTGGCCATGGCCGCCCATGCGCGTGGCCTGCCCGTCTCGCCGGTCGCCTATAACGCCAATCCGGTCGCCCATGCCGCCGCGGCCGTACCCAACATGATCGGCATCGAAGTGCAGGATTTCGCTTTTCCCACGGGCTTCGACGTCGATCAGCAGATTGCCGATGGCGGCATCATATTGGGCGACCGGCCGGGACTGGGCATCGTGATCGACGAGGCGGCGATCGCGCAAAGCGTTGCCGGCAACGGCTGGAACGTGCGCGGGGGGCCGCATCGCAGGCCGCGCAATGCGGGGCTGCGCCTGGTCCCGGAAAGCCGGGCGGCCAACTGA
- a CDS encoding MFS transporter: MHSLPAPADQSSPVWVTGAARVRLQLSLMVNFFLLMALYSGVLGVLLPNQIAELSPGAKENNLALLFAITSIFSTLATPIAGALSDRTRSRWGRRAPWIAIASLIGSLCLFGVSLMTSFWSLMILWVMAAIAYNAMQPAMTTLIADRFAPVSRGGVSGIVGAGMTAGLTAGTVVAGYLAGERVLAYGLFAAAIAASCLAFVALNREPPSDTMPRRPIHWGSFFKSFWISPRAHPDFAWAFASRFTIYMGYQAVAAYLLYILRDYIGLADGASNIAIANMALLTLVCLVASSLISGWLSDRWQRRKPFVVLGSLIMGVAMTAPLLAPSMTGMWVYAGVIGIGYGMFMSIDMALMTQVLPKSALGDEGKDLGVLTTAVNIPQILSPVMAAILLGMFDNDYRAIFIAALLFVFGSALCVLPIRSVH; the protein is encoded by the coding sequence ATGCACAGCCTCCCCGCCCCTGCCGACCAATCATCACCGGTCTGGGTGACCGGCGCGGCGCGCGTCCGGCTGCAATTGTCGCTGATGGTCAATTTCTTCCTGCTGATGGCGCTCTACAGCGGCGTGCTGGGCGTGCTTCTGCCCAATCAGATCGCAGAGCTGTCGCCCGGTGCGAAGGAGAACAACCTCGCTTTGCTGTTCGCCATCACATCGATCTTCTCGACCCTGGCGACGCCGATCGCGGGCGCCCTGTCGGATCGTACGCGTAGCCGCTGGGGTCGCCGCGCGCCCTGGATCGCCATCGCATCGCTGATCGGATCGCTCTGCCTGTTCGGCGTGTCGCTGATGACGAGCTTCTGGTCGCTGATGATCCTCTGGGTGATGGCCGCGATCGCCTATAACGCCATGCAACCGGCGATGACGACGCTGATCGCGGACCGGTTCGCGCCGGTGTCGCGCGGCGGCGTATCGGGTATCGTGGGCGCGGGCATGACCGCGGGGTTGACGGCGGGCACGGTGGTCGCCGGCTATCTCGCCGGGGAGCGGGTGCTGGCTTATGGGCTGTTCGCGGCTGCCATCGCCGCCTCCTGCCTCGCCTTCGTCGCGCTCAATCGCGAACCGCCGAGCGACACGATGCCCCGCCGCCCGATCCATTGGGGCAGTTTCTTCAAGAGCTTCTGGATCAGTCCGCGCGCGCACCCCGATTTCGCCTGGGCCTTCGCCAGCCGCTTCACCATCTATATGGGCTATCAGGCGGTCGCCGCCTATCTTCTCTATATATTGCGCGACTATATCGGCCTGGCCGACGGCGCGTCGAACATCGCCATCGCCAACATGGCGCTGCTCACCCTGGTCTGCCTGGTCGCTTCCTCCTTGATCTCGGGATGGCTGTCCGACCGGTGGCAGCGACGCAAGCCGTTCGTTGTTCTGGGCAGCCTGATCATGGGTGTGGCGATGACCGCCCCACTGCTGGCGCCCTCGATGACCGGCATGTGGGTTTATGCCGGCGTGATCGGCATCGGCTACGGCATGTTCATGTCGATCGACATGGCGCTGATGACGCAGGTGCTGCCGAAAAGCGCGCTGGGCGACGAAGGCAAGGATTTGGGCGTGCTGACCACGGCGGTCAATATTCCCCAGATTCTCAGCCCCGTCATGGCCGCCATCCTGCTCGGCATGTTCGACAATGACTATCGCGCGATCTTCATCGCGGCGCTGCTGTTCGTGTTCGGATCGGCGCTTTGCGTGCTGCCGATCCGCTCGGTGCACTGA